In Bos mutus isolate GX-2022 chromosome 2, NWIPB_WYAK_1.1, whole genome shotgun sequence, one DNA window encodes the following:
- the ZFAND2B gene encoding AN1-type zinc finger protein 2B isoform X3: MEFPDLGAHCSEPSYFLPLKCDACSGIFCADHVAYAQHHCGSAYQKDIQVPVCPLCNVPVPVARGESPDRAVGEHIDRDCRSDPAQQKRKIFTNKCERAGCRQREMMKLTCDRCGRNFCIKHRHPLDHDCSGEGHPTSRAGLAAISRAQTLASSTKTTPSPNQTLPSSSSTSRAKTQSPTRTAAPVITLQSGLSEDEALQRALELSLAETKPQVPSSQEEEDLALAQALSASEAEYRQQQGPQGEEARSSQSEDEEE; this comes from the exons ATGGAGTTTCCGGACCTTGGGGCTCACTGTTCGGAGCCGAGCT ATTTTCTGCCGCTCAAGTGCGATGCCTGTTCGGGCATCTTCTGCGCAGACCATGTGGCCTACGCCCAGCATCACTGTGGATCTGCTTACCAAAAG GATATCCAGGTACCTGTATGCCCGCTCTGTAACGTGCCTGTACCTGTGGCCAGAGGGGAGTCCCCTGACCGTGCTGTTGGGGAGCACATTGACCGAGACTGTCGCTCAGATCCAGCTCAACAAAAACGTAAG ATCTTCACCAATAAGTGTGAACGCGCTGGCTGCCGGCAGCGGGAAATGATGAAACTGACCTGCGACCGCTGTGGCCGAAATTTCTGCATCAAGCACCGTCACCCACTGGACCATGATTGCTCTGGGGAGGGGCACCCCACCAGTAGGGCAGG ACTGGCTGCCATCTCCAGAGCACAAACCCTGGCTTCTTCTACAAAGACCACCCCCAGCCCAAACCAGACCTTGCCTTCGTCTTCCTCTACCAGCAG AGCCAAAACTCAGTCTCCAACCCGGACAGCCGCTCCAGTGATTACTTTGCAAAGTGGCTTG aGTGAGGATGAGGCTCTGCAACGAGCCCTGGAACTGTCCCTGGCAGAGACCAAACCCCAGGTCCCAAG TTCTCAGGAGGAAGAAGACTTAGCTTTAGCACAAGCACTATCGGCCAGTGAGGCAGAATACCGACAGCAGCAG GGTCCACAGGGAGAGGAGGCCCGGAGCAGCCAGAGTGAAGACGAAGAGGAGTGA
- the ZFAND2B gene encoding AN1-type zinc finger protein 2B isoform X1, which produces MEFPDLGAHCSEPSCKRLDFLPLKCDACSGIFCADHVAYAQHHCGSAYQKDIQVPVCPLCNVPVPVARGESPDRAVGEHIDRDCRSDPAQQKRKIFTNKCERAGCRQREMMKLTCDRCGRNFCIKHRHPLDHDCSGEGHPTSRAGLAAISRAQTLASSTKTTPSPNQTLPSSSSTSRAKTQSPTRTAAPVITLQSGLSEDEALQRALELSLAETKPQVPSSQEEEDLALAQALSASEAEYRQQQGPQGEEARSSQSEDEEE; this is translated from the exons ATGGAGTTTCCGGACCTTGGGGCTCACTGTTCGGAGCCGAGCTGTAAGCGCTTGG ATTTTCTGCCGCTCAAGTGCGATGCCTGTTCGGGCATCTTCTGCGCAGACCATGTGGCCTACGCCCAGCATCACTGTGGATCTGCTTACCAAAAG GATATCCAGGTACCTGTATGCCCGCTCTGTAACGTGCCTGTACCTGTGGCCAGAGGGGAGTCCCCTGACCGTGCTGTTGGGGAGCACATTGACCGAGACTGTCGCTCAGATCCAGCTCAACAAAAACGTAAG ATCTTCACCAATAAGTGTGAACGCGCTGGCTGCCGGCAGCGGGAAATGATGAAACTGACCTGCGACCGCTGTGGCCGAAATTTCTGCATCAAGCACCGTCACCCACTGGACCATGATTGCTCTGGGGAGGGGCACCCCACCAGTAGGGCAGG ACTGGCTGCCATCTCCAGAGCACAAACCCTGGCTTCTTCTACAAAGACCACCCCCAGCCCAAACCAGACCTTGCCTTCGTCTTCCTCTACCAGCAG AGCCAAAACTCAGTCTCCAACCCGGACAGCCGCTCCAGTGATTACTTTGCAAAGTGGCTTG aGTGAGGATGAGGCTCTGCAACGAGCCCTGGAACTGTCCCTGGCAGAGACCAAACCCCAGGTCCCAAG TTCTCAGGAGGAAGAAGACTTAGCTTTAGCACAAGCACTATCGGCCAGTGAGGCAGAATACCGACAGCAGCAG GGTCCACAGGGAGAGGAGGCCCGGAGCAGCCAGAGTGAAGACGAAGAGGAGTGA
- the ZFAND2B gene encoding AN1-type zinc finger protein 2B isoform X2: MEFPDLGAHCSEPSCKRLDFLPLKCDACSGIFCADHVAYAQHHCGSAYQKDIQVPVCPLCNVPVPVARGESPDRAVGEHIDRDCRSDPAQQKRKIFTNKCERAGCRQREMMKLTCDRCGRNFCIKHRHPLDHDCSGEGHPTSRAGLAAISRAQTLASSTKTTPSPNQTLPSSSSTSRAKTQSPTRTAAPVITLQSGLSEDEALQRALELSLAETKPQVPSSQEEEDLALAQALSASEAEYRQQQAQSRSLKPSNCNLC; this comes from the exons ATGGAGTTTCCGGACCTTGGGGCTCACTGTTCGGAGCCGAGCTGTAAGCGCTTGG ATTTTCTGCCGCTCAAGTGCGATGCCTGTTCGGGCATCTTCTGCGCAGACCATGTGGCCTACGCCCAGCATCACTGTGGATCTGCTTACCAAAAG GATATCCAGGTACCTGTATGCCCGCTCTGTAACGTGCCTGTACCTGTGGCCAGAGGGGAGTCCCCTGACCGTGCTGTTGGGGAGCACATTGACCGAGACTGTCGCTCAGATCCAGCTCAACAAAAACGTAAG ATCTTCACCAATAAGTGTGAACGCGCTGGCTGCCGGCAGCGGGAAATGATGAAACTGACCTGCGACCGCTGTGGCCGAAATTTCTGCATCAAGCACCGTCACCCACTGGACCATGATTGCTCTGGGGAGGGGCACCCCACCAGTAGGGCAGG ACTGGCTGCCATCTCCAGAGCACAAACCCTGGCTTCTTCTACAAAGACCACCCCCAGCCCAAACCAGACCTTGCCTTCGTCTTCCTCTACCAGCAG AGCCAAAACTCAGTCTCCAACCCGGACAGCCGCTCCAGTGATTACTTTGCAAAGTGGCTTG aGTGAGGATGAGGCTCTGCAACGAGCCCTGGAACTGTCCCTGGCAGAGACCAAACCCCAGGTCCCAAG TTCTCAGGAGGAAGAAGACTTAGCTTTAGCACAAGCACTATCGGCCAGTGAGGCAGAATACCGACAGCAGCAG GCTCAAAGCCGCAGCTTGAAGCCGTCCAACTGCAACCTGTGCTAG